The Thermococcus sp. 4557 genomic sequence GTCGTTGACGTGGGCGGCCTTGGGGTCGAACCGCTGGTCTATATATTCGGCGAGACGCCCTTCGACGTCGTTGAGAAGCTCAAGAGGCTGGTGGGGAACCTTTGAGGCGAAGGCTTCTCCTCCTCTACGTGCTCCTCCTTCTGTTTCTGAACCTGACCCCGAGGGTTCCGTCGTCGCCCGTGGCCAACGGGGATAAACTGGCCCATTTGGTGGAATTTGCCGCTCTGGGCTTTCTTGGATGGTGCTTGTGGCCCTACCTGCTGCCCCTGCCGTTCCTCCTGGAGTTTCTCCAGCTCTTCGTCCCCGGGAGAACGTTCTCCTTCGCCGACATGGCCGCAAACCTAATAGGCTTCACCCTCGGACTCATCGCGGGGTGGTGGTATGAAGGTCGTAACGAAGGAGCTCCGCTTCTCAACAAAAGGCGAGATTGACCTCATCGACATAACCCGTGAGGTCGAGAGAATCGTTGATGAGTCTGGAATCGAGAACGGATATGTTCTGGTCTTCGTTCCCGGAGCGACGGGTGCGATAGTCACGATAGAGCACGAGTCCGGCCTTCTGGAGGACTTCAAGCGAGCGCTGAAGGAGCTTGTTCCCAAAGGCAAAGGTTACCTCCACGACAGGATAGACGACAACGCCCACAGCCACCTACGGGCAACTCTCCTCGGGGCGAGCGAATGCTTCCCCGTCGTTGACGGCAGGCTCGTGCGCGGAACCTGGCAGCAGATTTTCTTCGTCGAGCTCGACGTGAGGCCGAGGCACAGGCGCGTTATAGTGCAGGTTATGGGGGAGTGAGAACTCCCTGTTCTCACACCTTTATAAAAGCTGAGAAGTGCGAGTTCTCAGAGTTTATAAACTCCTCGTAGGGAGTCATTAAAGGAGAAATATCGGGAGGAGTGGGAGCGACCTCAGGTTTCCTTTGCCTTTTTCATGCCGATTTCGACGCCCTTGGCGATGGCTTCTTGGAGGAGCTGTTGAGTTTTAAAAAACCGGTACCTTCTATACGCGAGAATTCCAATAACCAATGCAGTAAACGCGGCAAAGCCGTCTATAATTGCCAGATAAGGACTTTCAGAAAGATAATACGCCAGCGGATTAAACAGAAAACCGAGAGCCCAGATGGTCAAGGAGCTCTTGTACATTTCTTCCGAGTCTTTTAAGGATTCTCCTAAAATACTGCCCTTTTTTCGTTGGACATCCCAAATGCCAAGAAATACCATAAACGCATAAACCAGGCCAGAGAAATAACCGACCACAGCGGCGGCTGTATCGTACATTTCCCTCCTCCCTCCGGGTATTTATAGATTTCCCTCCTCCCGGAGGGTATAATACTGTGGGGACGTAGTTGTGTCACAACTTCCCAGAAACGCCGTGAAAAGGGGGTAATAACCCGCCCAAGTTCATCGGCTCCGCCTTCGGCGGCACTCCCCGGGCAGGATAAGTTGGACGTTATCCCTAAAAGGCTTCCGGTGGTTGTCAGCGGCGGGTGTGGACGGGTATCCGCTCTGGTTACCTCACTCTCTTCAGCCTTGTACTCGCGAACACGAGCAGCTCATCGTTTACGTAGACGCTGCCGGTCATCACGGCTTCTTTATCGCTCAGGAAGTAGTAGTGAGTGGTGTTGCGCCTGCGTTCGATGGTTCCGTCCTTTCCAACTGCCTCGTAGAGTTCCACTATGTATATCTGATCTTCGGTAACGATACCCTCAAAGGAATGATTTCTGATTTCCTCGGCAGTGTTCGGGTCTTCGGCCTCTTCCCCCACCCATAACAGCCGGCTCCCATCGAGTCTCATTCGTGCAATCCCTACGTAATCGCTCTTTGTTCCGTCTGGTCTCACAAAGAAGTTCCTCTGGATTATGGTGCCCCCTGGAGTGGCTTCAACCTCGATTATCATCTTCCCGCGCTGTGTGATTCCTCCCATCTGGTTAACGTAGTTTGAAAACTCCCCTTCCCAGACACCATTGTTTTTCAAAAAAGCGTCCGTTTTGCTGACGGTTTCGTTCATTACGGCCCCTCCCTCATTCAGTGGTTCCATCTCATTTCCGGTCTATAAAGGATTTTCTGCATTGCATTTGGTCCCTGATCAGTAGACGGGCGGCTCCTCGCGGTTCTCCTCGTATTTGCCATTTCTCTTGACGAGCAGGTAGTACACCAGCGCTCCCAGTATCGTGAAGAGGAACGCCAGGACTATCCAGATGACCTTTTCAACGTCCGGCATTCTCTTCTGCTTTGTGAGGACGTCGTAGATGACCCACACAAGGGCGAGCAGCTGGAGGCTCATCAGGAGGATACCTAGTAGGTATAATGCGCCGAAGAATACCATTTCGCCCATGCAATCACCCTCATAAAAACGAGGAGAATAAATAAAAGGTTTCCTTTGGTTCAGAAAGATATGAAAATTTGAAAAAGAGGTCAAAGAGCATCTAGTGGGATTACTTTTCGCAGCTGGGCTTGGATGTCCTTTAGTTTTTCGCTAACATCTTCTTTATCCAACTCCTTCCTCAAACTGTAGAGTTCATAGAAAATTGGTAGTATCTCCTTCTCCTCGATAATGCCAAGAGAAACTGCAGTTTCAATAACATATATCAAATCAACGAAATCTCTTTGAGGTTCTTGGAGGGGTTCGATGAGAATTTGTTTTATGGATTCTTTCTGCTTCTGCCTTAGCCACTCATCTTCTCTCTTAAAAAACTCCTCCAGCTCTCTCAAATCCTCTTTG encodes the following:
- a CDS encoding VanZ family protein, producing MRRRLLLLYVLLLLFLNLTPRVPSSPVANGDKLAHLVEFAALGFLGWCLWPYLLPLPFLLEFLQLFVPGRTFSFADMAANLIGFTLGLIAGWWYEGRNEGAPLLNKRRD
- a CDS encoding secondary thiamine-phosphate synthase enzyme YjbQ, translated to MKVVTKELRFSTKGEIDLIDITREVERIVDESGIENGYVLVFVPGATGAIVTIEHESGLLEDFKRALKELVPKGKGYLHDRIDDNAHSHLRATLLGASECFPVVDGRLVRGTWQQIFFVELDVRPRHRRVIVQVMGE
- a CDS encoding PLDc N-terminal domain-containing protein, whose protein sequence is MGEMVFFGALYLLGILLMSLQLLALVWVIYDVLTKQKRMPDVEKVIWIVLAFLFTILGALVYYLLVKRNGKYEENREEPPVY